Sequence from the Sulfitobacter pacificus genome:
ATGTCCGATAATGAAACTATAATCCGGGAATGAAACAAGAACATGAACACAATAATATCAATACGTTAGTGTCCACTCATGGAACAAGAACGACAGTCAGAAAACAACGAGAAATCGATCTCAAAGCCGCCAAATGGGCCTTCGGTCAGCGAGAACAACGAGAGAGATCATCCCAGCAGCGAGGCTTTGAGCCTTCCTTCCTTTGTGGCTGGTTCAGGCACGCTCGATCGGCTGGTGGATACCGCGCGCGACTATGCGCGCGCCGCGGCCTCGGACAATACGCTGAAGGCCTATGCGAAAGACTGGGCGCATTTCGCGCGCTGGTGCCGGATGAAGGGCGCGGAGACTCTGCCCCCGTCGCCCGAAATGATCGGGCTCTACCTTGCGGACCTGGCGTCCGGAGCGGGCCCCTCCCCTGCCCTATCGGTCAGCACCATCGACCGCCGCCTGTCGGGCCTCGCCTGGAACTATGCGCAGCGCGGCTTTGCCCTCGATCGCAAGAACCGCCATATCGCCACCGTGCTGGCCGGGATCAAACGCAAACACGCCCGTCCGCCGGTGCAAAAGGAAGCGATCCTGGCCGATGACATCCTTGCGATGGTGGCCACCCTGCCTTTTGACCTGCGCGGCCTCAGGGATCGCGCGATCCTGCTGCTGGGCTACGCCGGCGGCCTTCGTCGCTCGGAAATCGTCAGCCTCGATGTCCACAAGGACGACACGCCGGACTCGGGCGGCTGGGTTGAAGTGTTCGACAAGGGCACCCTGCTCACCCTCAATGCCAAGACCGGCTGGCGCGAGGTCGAGATCGGCCGCGGCTCCAAGGATCAGACCTGCCCTGTCCATGCGCTCGAACAATGGCTGCACTTCGCCAAGATCGACTTTGGCCCAATCTTTGTCGGCACCTCGCGGGACGGCAAGAAGGCGCTGGAGACACGCCTCAACGACAAACACGTCGCGCGCCTGATCAAGCGCACCGTGCTCGACGCCGGCATCCGGTCGGACCTGCCTGAGAAAGACCGCCTGGCGCTGTTCTCCGGCCATTCGTTGCGCGCCGGTCTCGCCAGCTCCGCCGAAGTCGACGAGCGCTACGTCCAGAAACACCTCGGCCACGCTTCCGCCGAGATGACCCGCCGCTATCAGCGCCGCCGGGACCGGTTCCGGGTGAACCTGACCAAAGCCGCCGGTCTCTGAGCCCCTGCCCTATCACGCCGCCTGCCCACTGAGCCTACCATAGAAGCTGCGCTCGAGATGCAGCTCCCCTGCCCCGGCCTTCTCGACCATGCCCCGCAGATAGCCGCCCGGCGAGGCAACCTCGCCCGCACTGTGCTTCTCGAAGACGAGGGCAAACGCGGCCGTGGCCACCTGGGTGCCCATTCGGTCCTGCGCCACGTTCCAGGCATGCTCAGAGATCCCGATCATCGGCCTGAGTTGACCGGCAACCCGGTGCAGATCGCCCCAATCTTTCAGGAATCCACCCAAATTCCGCGCCCAGGATGCGAATTCCGGACAGGCCTGCATGATTGTCGGCAGATCGAGCGCTGTCCGCTTCTTGCGTACCTCGGCAACCCAGTCTTCCAGCTCCCTATCAACCCGCTCTTCGGGTTGGGCATTAGGCACCACACCCGCCGCTTCCTCTTTTTCAGAGGAATTACTAGTTACAGGATTAAGTTGGTTTGTAATTAGTATATGAGGTTCAGAAATGACCTCCCTGGGGTTCATTTCTTGA
This genomic interval carries:
- a CDS encoding tyrosine-type recombinase/integrase, yielding MEQERQSENNEKSISKPPNGPSVSENNERDHPSSEALSLPSFVAGSGTLDRLVDTARDYARAAASDNTLKAYAKDWAHFARWCRMKGAETLPPSPEMIGLYLADLASGAGPSPALSVSTIDRRLSGLAWNYAQRGFALDRKNRHIATVLAGIKRKHARPPVQKEAILADDILAMVATLPFDLRGLRDRAILLLGYAGGLRRSEIVSLDVHKDDTPDSGGWVEVFDKGTLLTLNAKTGWREVEIGRGSKDQTCPVHALEQWLHFAKIDFGPIFVGTSRDGKKALETRLNDKHVARLIKRTVLDAGIRSDLPEKDRLALFSGHSLRAGLASSAEVDERYVQKHLGHASAEMTRRYQRRRDRFRVNLTKAAGL